A genomic window from Bacillus sp. BGMRC 2118 includes:
- the aroC gene encoding chorismate synthase: protein MRYLTAGESHGPQLTTIIEGVPAGVPLTAEDINEELARRQKGHGRGRRMQIEKDQVQIVSGVRHGVTLGSPIALVVENNDWKHWTKIMGIEPNEDESIEVKRKVSRPRPGHADLNGAIKYGHRDMRNVLERSSARETTVRVAAGAIAKKILRELGIKVAGHVLEIGGVEATSTQYESIEQLQEKTEQSPVRCFDTEAEEKMMQAIDDAKKNGDSIGGIVEVVVEGVPVGVGSYVHYDRKLDAKIASAVMSINAFKGVEFGIGFKAAKQPGSLVHDEIIWSEASGYTRASNNLGGFEGGMTTGMPIVVRGVMKPIPTLYKPLMSVDIESKESFAASVERSDSCAVPAASVVAESVVAWEVATAIVDQFGQDRLDLIKENVQKMKDWARDF, encoded by the coding sequence ATGAGATATTTAACAGCAGGTGAATCACATGGTCCACAATTAACTACCATTATAGAAGGTGTTCCTGCCGGTGTTCCTTTAACAGCAGAGGATATAAATGAGGAATTAGCGAGAAGACAAAAAGGTCATGGTCGAGGAAGAAGAATGCAAATAGAAAAAGACCAGGTCCAAATTGTTAGTGGAGTCCGCCATGGTGTGACACTTGGCTCACCGATTGCTCTTGTGGTTGAGAATAATGATTGGAAGCACTGGACGAAAATCATGGGAATAGAACCAAATGAAGATGAATCAATTGAAGTTAAGAGAAAGGTGTCAAGGCCAAGACCAGGACACGCTGATTTAAACGGTGCGATTAAATATGGCCACCGCGATATGAGAAATGTATTGGAACGCTCTTCTGCAAGGGAAACAACAGTTAGAGTTGCAGCAGGTGCAATAGCGAAAAAGATATTACGTGAACTAGGAATCAAGGTCGCAGGACATGTACTAGAGATTGGAGGAGTGGAAGCCACATCTACACAGTATGAATCAATTGAACAACTACAGGAAAAAACGGAACAATCACCAGTTAGATGTTTTGACACTGAGGCAGAAGAGAAAATGATGCAGGCAATTGATGATGCGAAGAAAAATGGTGACTCAATTGGTGGTATTGTGGAAGTAGTTGTTGAAGGTGTTCCTGTCGGTGTCGGCAGTTATGTTCACTATGACAGAAAATTAGATGCAAAAATAGCGTCAGCTGTCATGAGTATCAACGCATTTAAAGGTGTAGAATTCGGTATTGGATTTAAGGCAGCAAAGCAGCCAGGTAGCCTTGTCCATGATGAAATCATTTGGTCTGAGGCATCTGGTTACACACGTGCTAGCAACAATCTGGGAGGATTTGAAGGTGGAATGACAACGGGAATGCCAATTGTTGTAAGAGGTGTGATGAAGCCGATTCCTACCTTATATAAACCGTTAATGAGTGTAGATATAGAGTCGAAGGAGTCATTTGCAGCTAGTGTAGAACGCTCCGATAGTTGTGCTGTTCCAGCTGCAAGTGTTGTTGCCGAAAGTGTTGTTGCATGGGAGGTTGCTACAGCAATTGTAGACCAGTTTGGACAAGACCGTTTAGACCTCATTAAAGAAAACGTCCAAAAAATGAAGGATTGGGCGAGGGATTTTTAA
- a CDS encoding nucleoside-diphosphate kinase, with translation MEKTFLMVKPDGVQRNLIGEIVSRFEKKGFKLVGAKLMNIPTELAETHYGEHKERPFFGELVSFITSGPVFAMVWEGENVISTARLMMGATNPKESAPGTIRGDFAVTVGKNIIHGSDSPESAEREINLFFNQEELVDYSKLINEWTI, from the coding sequence ATGGAAAAAACGTTTCTAATGGTTAAGCCTGATGGCGTACAACGTAACCTTATTGGTGAGATTGTTTCACGCTTTGAGAAAAAAGGATTTAAACTTGTAGGTGCAAAGTTAATGAACATACCTACTGAACTAGCTGAAACTCATTATGGCGAACACAAAGAGCGTCCATTTTTTGGCGAATTAGTTAGCTTTATTACATCTGGACCTGTTTTTGCAATGGTTTGGGAAGGTGAGAATGTAATCTCAACAGCTCGTCTTATGATGGGAGCAACAAACCCTAAGGAATCAGCACCAGGAACAATTCGTGGTGACTTCGCAGTAACAGTTGGGAAGAATATTATCCACGGTTCAGATTCACCTGAAAGTGCTGAGCGTGAAATCAATTTATTCTTTAACCAAGAAGAACTAGTTGATTATTCTAAGCTAATTAACGAGTGGACAATCTAA
- a CDS encoding anthranilate synthase component I — MSTHNEAGFLSDCLQYNTIPIVKTFFVDMLTPIQLFQVLKKEAVYLLESNDEQSKWSNYSFIGLSPFMTIEEENQQLHVKNNKSKSLHVATGIKEALSFVKETLNIKELDLELPFKGGAVGYIGYDAISSIEKVPRHQHNDLNLKTHYLHFCETILVFSHSKKELTFIHYVQLNGTETVEQQKEYYRSAISKIDEEYNKICSYNYQFESLTNPSDISIDFSKITSSYKKEAFLQHVNIIKEYILAGDVFQAVLSQRFELPLSISGFDVYRVLRVVNPSPYLFYINLGECEIVGSSPERLIQVQDGHLEIHPIAGTRRRGKSKVEDRQLGEELLNDKKEEAEHYMLLDLARNDIGRVAEYGSVQVPIQKELHYFSHVMHLVSKVTGRLGKQYTSLDALSASFPAGTVSGAPKVRAMQIIQELEPVARNVYAGTIAYIGFDGNIDSCIAIRTAVIKDQKAYVQAGAGIVADSIPELEYKETLNKASGVMKSILIAESMFSREENVQC, encoded by the coding sequence ATGTCCACGCATAATGAAGCAGGGTTTCTTTCGGATTGCCTGCAGTACAATACAATACCCATAGTTAAAACCTTTTTTGTTGATATGTTAACTCCCATTCAATTATTTCAAGTGTTAAAGAAAGAAGCTGTCTATTTATTAGAAAGTAATGACGAACAGTCAAAATGGTCTAACTACTCATTTATTGGATTATCTCCATTTATGACAATTGAAGAAGAAAATCAACAATTACATGTGAAAAATAATAAAAGCAAATCATTACATGTAGCAACTGGAATTAAAGAAGCTCTTTCGTTTGTAAAGGAAACATTGAACATCAAGGAGCTGGATTTGGAATTGCCATTTAAGGGAGGGGCAGTTGGCTATATTGGCTATGATGCGATTTCTTCAATTGAAAAGGTACCAAGGCATCAACATAATGATCTAAATTTAAAAACTCATTATTTGCATTTTTGTGAGACGATACTAGTGTTTTCCCATTCAAAGAAAGAACTAACCTTTATACATTATGTTCAATTAAACGGTACAGAAACAGTTGAACAACAAAAAGAGTATTATAGAAGCGCAATAAGTAAAATCGATGAAGAGTATAACAAAATATGCAGCTATAACTACCAGTTTGAGAGTTTAACGAACCCAAGTGACATAAGTATTGATTTTTCTAAAATTACATCCAGCTACAAAAAGGAAGCATTCTTACAGCACGTCAACATCATTAAGGAGTATATTCTGGCAGGGGATGTTTTTCAGGCTGTATTATCCCAGCGATTCGAGCTCCCTCTTTCGATAAGTGGTTTTGATGTATATCGTGTTTTAAGGGTCGTGAATCCCTCTCCTTATTTGTTTTATATCAACCTGGGGGAATGTGAAATTGTAGGTAGTTCACCGGAGAGATTAATACAAGTTCAAGATGGCCATTTGGAGATCCATCCGATTGCAGGTACGAGAAGAAGAGGTAAATCAAAAGTTGAAGACAGGCAACTAGGAGAAGAGTTATTGAATGATAAAAAGGAAGAAGCAGAACATTATATGCTACTTGACCTCGCGAGAAATGATATTGGTAGAGTTGCTGAATATGGATCAGTGCAGGTTCCAATCCAAAAGGAATTACATTATTTTTCCCACGTCATGCATTTAGTATCAAAGGTAACAGGAAGACTAGGTAAACAGTATACAAGTTTAGATGCGTTATCGGCTTCTTTCCCGGCGGGTACGGTATCTGGTGCTCCTAAAGTAAGGGCAATGCAGATTATTCAAGAACTCGAGCCGGTTGCACGGAATGTGTATGCAGGCACCATTGCGTATATCGGCTTTGATGGAAATATAGATTCGTGTATTGCAATAAGAACAGCTGTTATTAAAGACCAAAAAGCGTATGTTCAAGCAGGGGCAGGAATTGTGGCAGATTCGATACCGGAACTGGAATATAAGGAAACATTAAATAAAGCAAGTGGTGTCATGAAGTCGATATTAATAGCTGAGAGTATGTTTAGTAGAGAGGAGAATGTACAGTGTTAA
- a CDS encoding protein-glutamate O-methyltransferase CheR codes for MSQDYEKFIQNIKKKTGIDLSLYKEAQMKRRLTSLYEKKGYKNFDEYYQQMTTNQKLFDEFLDRMTINVSEFYRNGKRWEVLQDKIIPKLLNQNKKLKVWSAACSTGEEPYTIAMLLSNFMPLSSISIHASDLDENAIARAKIGTYPERSLQEVPEEMKKKYFTKDGIFYKIDDAIKKTVTFKKQNLLADPFEQNYDLIVCRNVLIYFTEEAKDTLYKKFSDALRPGGILFVGSTEQIFNPSSYNFETEDTFFYRKQ; via the coding sequence ATGTCTCAAGACTATGAAAAGTTCATACAAAACATTAAAAAGAAAACAGGTATTGATTTATCTTTGTATAAAGAAGCTCAAATGAAAAGACGATTAACCTCCTTATATGAAAAAAAGGGATATAAAAATTTTGATGAATATTATCAGCAAATGACAACGAATCAAAAGCTCTTTGATGAGTTTTTAGACCGGATGACCATTAACGTATCTGAATTTTATCGTAATGGTAAACGGTGGGAAGTCCTTCAAGACAAGATTATTCCAAAGCTATTAAATCAAAATAAGAAGTTGAAGGTTTGGAGTGCAGCATGTTCTACTGGAGAGGAACCATACACGATCGCTATGCTTCTATCGAATTTTATGCCCCTGTCCAGTATATCCATTCATGCAAGTGACTTAGATGAAAATGCCATTGCTCGTGCAAAAATTGGAACGTATCCAGAACGCTCCCTGCAAGAAGTTCCAGAAGAAATGAAAAAGAAGTATTTTACTAAGGACGGCATTTTTTACAAAATAGATGATGCGATAAAGAAAACGGTTACCTTTAAAAAGCAAAACCTATTAGCAGATCCGTTTGAACAAAATTATGATCTAATTGTTTGCCGTAACGTTCTGATCTATTTTACTGAAGAAGCAAAAGATACTTTGTATAAAAAGTTTAGTGATGCGTTAAGACCCGGTGGTATATTATTCGTAGGAAGTACAGAACAAATATTTAATCCATCTAGCTATAACTTTGAAACAGAAGATACGTTTTTCTACCGTAAGCAATAA
- the aroH gene encoding chorismate mutase → MIRGIRGATTVTNNAEADILDRTEELIREMVQANNVEPSDIASMIISVTDDINAVFPAKAVRRLVGFTFVPVMCVREIPVPDSLPYCIRIMMTVNTNVAPHEVKHIYQYDAISLRPDLQLTNKVEL, encoded by the coding sequence ATGATCCGTGGAATAAGAGGAGCAACAACTGTTACGAATAACGCAGAAGCTGACATATTAGATCGTACGGAAGAACTAATTAGGGAAATGGTTCAAGCAAATAATGTGGAACCTTCAGACATTGCTTCCATGATAATCTCTGTAACGGATGATATTAATGCGGTATTCCCTGCAAAGGCGGTTAGAAGGTTAGTTGGATTTACGTTTGTTCCTGTCATGTGTGTTCGAGAAATCCCAGTTCCAGATTCGTTACCATATTGTATTCGAATCATGATGACTGTAAACACAAATGTAGCACCACATGAAGTGAAACATATATATCAATATGATGCCATTTCACTAAGGCCAGATTTACAATTGACAAATAAGGTTGAATTGTAA
- a CDS encoding 3-dehydroquinate synthase, protein MNELLIQTNSKEYPLLIGEHLFGTKDIVLRAISVKPTSILIITDDHISHLYLQTVEKIFEDIAPVFSKVIKSGEASKSIETYYDCLTYAFEKNLDRKSLIIALGGGVIGDLAGFVAATFMRGIPFIQIPTTILAHDSAVGGKVAINHPLGKNTIGAFYQPDAVLYDTSFLQTLPDEEKRSGFAEIIKHSLLTDIDFYNWLKSSVPTLSNLHGTILEEALLKGICVKAEIVRQDEREMGIRAILNFGHTLGHALESVLGYGKISHGDAVAIGMIFAMKVSEKQLNVCLPIEDVQKWTTNIGFPTFPKGLSPHSILESMKKDKKAVGGKVRMILMREIGELVIEEVDENLLLTLLKNECEEVNS, encoded by the coding sequence ATGAATGAATTGTTAATACAGACAAATTCAAAGGAATATCCTTTACTAATAGGTGAGCATTTATTTGGTACAAAAGACATTGTATTACGTGCAATTAGTGTTAAACCTACATCTATACTTATTATTACAGATGACCATATTTCTCATTTATATCTTCAAACTGTAGAAAAAATCTTTGAAGATATAGCTCCTGTCTTTTCAAAAGTCATAAAAAGTGGTGAAGCATCGAAATCAATTGAGACATATTACGATTGCTTAACATATGCATTTGAAAAGAATCTTGACCGCAAGTCATTAATTATTGCACTAGGTGGGGGAGTGATCGGGGACTTAGCAGGTTTTGTTGCGGCGACCTTTATGAGAGGAATACCGTTCATACAGATACCAACAACTATATTGGCCCATGACAGTGCCGTCGGCGGAAAGGTTGCCATTAATCATCCTTTAGGGAAAAATACGATTGGTGCTTTTTATCAGCCAGATGCTGTACTGTATGATACGTCGTTTCTTCAGACATTACCAGATGAAGAAAAAAGATCGGGTTTTGCAGAAATTATTAAACATTCTTTACTAACAGACATAGACTTTTATAATTGGTTAAAATCTTCAGTTCCAACACTAAGTAACCTGCACGGTACTATCTTAGAAGAAGCTTTGTTAAAAGGAATTTGTGTAAAAGCTGAGATTGTTAGACAAGATGAACGTGAAATGGGAATAAGAGCGATTTTGAATTTTGGTCATACACTTGGGCATGCGTTAGAGTCTGTGCTTGGTTATGGAAAAATTAGTCACGGCGATGCAGTTGCAATTGGTATGATCTTTGCGATGAAGGTTAGTGAGAAACAATTGAATGTTTGCTTACCTATTGAAGATGTGCAAAAATGGACTACTAATATTGGATTTCCTACATTTCCGAAAGGTTTGTCACCACATTCCATCCTTGAAAGCATGAAAAAGGATAAAAAAGCAGTAGGTGGTAAAGTCCGAATGATTTTAATGAGAGAAATTGGAGAACTCGTTATAGAAGAAGTTGATGAAAATTTATTACTTACCTTACTAAAAAATGAATGTGAGGAGGTAAATTCATGA
- a CDS encoding demethylmenaquinone methyltransferase: protein MAESKEQRVHRTFEKISDKYDVMNSVISFQRHIAWRKKTMDLMDVKKGSSALDVCCGTADWTISLANAVGTEGKVIGLDFSENMLSVGKEKVSHLKLDQVELIHGNAMALPFEDNTFDYVTIGFGLRNVPDYLQVLREMHRVVKPGGIAVCLETSQPELPVIKQGYYLYFRHIMPLFGKLIAKSYEEYSWLQESAKDFPGMKELAKMFKEAGFRKVDIKPHTFGVAATHIGYKQ, encoded by the coding sequence ATGGCAGAATCAAAAGAGCAGAGAGTACACCGTACCTTTGAAAAAATATCGGATAAATATGATGTGATGAATTCAGTCATTAGCTTCCAACGCCATATAGCATGGCGGAAAAAGACAATGGATCTTATGGATGTTAAAAAAGGATCATCTGCACTAGATGTTTGTTGTGGAACAGCTGATTGGACCATTTCTCTGGCAAATGCTGTAGGAACAGAAGGAAAGGTTATTGGTTTGGATTTTAGTGAAAATATGCTGAGTGTAGGAAAAGAAAAGGTTTCTCACCTGAAATTAGACCAAGTGGAATTAATACATGGAAATGCAATGGCCCTACCGTTTGAGGATAATACGTTTGATTATGTGACAATTGGTTTCGGTCTTCGGAATGTACCTGACTACTTACAGGTATTACGTGAAATGCATCGCGTAGTAAAACCAGGTGGGATAGCAGTATGCCTTGAAACTTCCCAACCAGAGCTACCGGTCATTAAACAAGGATATTATCTTTATTTTAGACACATCATGCCTCTATTTGGTAAGTTAATTGCCAAGAGCTACGAGGAGTATTCATGGCTACAAGAGTCAGCAAAAGATTTTCCAGGTATGAAGGAATTAGCGAAAATGTTTAAGGAAGCCGGATTCCGAAAGGTTGATATAAAACCACATACATTCGGTGTAGCAGCAACTCATATTGGATACAAGCAATAA
- the hepT gene encoding heptaprenyl diphosphate synthase component II translates to MKLNRMYSFLSSDLEKIENELQLTIKSEHSLLQEASLHTLQAGGKRLRPVFVLLAGKFGQYELGTIKDVAVALELIHMASLVHDDVIDDADLRRGQPTIKAKWDNKIAMYTGDYIFARSLELMTNIEKPEAHKILAHTIVEVSLGEIEQIRDKYNFDQHIKTYLRRIKRKTALLIAASCQLGAIASDVPKHFHEKLYLFGYYVGMAFQITDDILDFVATEEQLGKPAGSDLIQGNITLPVLLALRNPELKEHITSVNEGMDPKEIIPIIEAIKGSGSIEQSIEYSDWYLKKALSIMKEFPTGKAKLALTNIAKFIGKRKY, encoded by the coding sequence ATGAAGCTAAATCGGATGTATTCATTTTTGAGTTCGGATTTAGAGAAAATCGAAAATGAACTTCAACTTACAATTAAATCAGAGCATTCTCTGCTGCAGGAAGCTTCATTACACACGTTACAGGCAGGTGGGAAAAGACTTCGTCCAGTATTTGTATTACTGGCGGGGAAATTCGGACAATATGAATTAGGTACGATCAAAGATGTCGCAGTGGCATTAGAACTAATTCATATGGCCTCTCTTGTTCATGATGATGTGATTGATGACGCAGATTTAAGGCGTGGACAACCAACAATTAAAGCAAAATGGGATAACAAAATTGCAATGTACACAGGTGATTATATATTCGCTCGATCGCTTGAATTAATGACGAATATTGAGAAACCTGAAGCACATAAGATCCTTGCTCATACAATTGTGGAAGTCAGTCTTGGAGAAATTGAACAGATACGAGATAAATATAATTTTGATCAGCATATAAAAACATATCTAAGACGTATTAAAAGAAAGACAGCGCTGCTAATTGCGGCAAGCTGTCAGTTAGGTGCAATTGCGTCAGATGTCCCAAAACACTTTCATGAGAAACTTTATTTGTTCGGATATTATGTTGGGATGGCTTTCCAGATTACGGATGATATTTTGGATTTTGTCGCAACTGAAGAGCAACTTGGGAAACCAGCGGGAAGTGATTTAATTCAAGGGAACATTACACTACCTGTTTTATTAGCCCTTAGAAATCCTGAATTGAAAGAGCATATTACTTCTGTAAATGAAGGAATGGATCCGAAAGAGATCATCCCAATTATAGAAGCAATCAAGGGTAGTGGCAGTATTGAGCAGTCCATCGAGTATAGTGATTGGTACTTAAAGAAGGCACTATCTATTATGAAGGAATTTCCAACAGGAAAAGCAAAACTTGCGCTAACAAATATTGCCAAGTTTATTGGAAAACGTAAATATTAA